From the Ruania alkalisoli genome, one window contains:
- a CDS encoding ABC transporter permease encodes MSIEPRTDDVVAQTDDRVDRALGRRRWAGRLRLSQIHSTWRQPSVVLAMVLLAAWVLAALLAPVLAGQDPIAQSGDLYMPPSGAHWFGTDELGRDVFARVVHGARLSLPLAVIIVACALAIGGLLGLLAGYLGRGFDEAIMRITDLVFAFPQIILAMAVAAAFGPSTQNAVIALVIVSWPVYARVIRSAVLSIRSSDFLAASRLLGVGPWRALRKDVLPNSVGPAVVLATLELGNAVLMLAALSFLGLGPRPPAPEWGAMIAAGSKDLSIWWVSVFPGLAILTVVLAFNVIGDALRDRLDPRYAKGLS; translated from the coding sequence ATGAGCATCGAACCCCGTACCGACGATGTCGTGGCCCAGACCGACGACCGGGTGGACCGCGCCCTCGGACGGCGCCGCTGGGCGGGCCGGCTCCGCCTCTCCCAGATCCACTCCACCTGGCGCCAGCCGTCCGTGGTGCTGGCGATGGTGCTGCTGGCCGCCTGGGTGCTCGCCGCGCTGCTCGCCCCGGTGCTCGCCGGCCAGGACCCGATCGCGCAGTCCGGTGACCTGTACATGCCACCCTCGGGTGCGCACTGGTTCGGCACCGACGAGCTCGGCCGGGACGTCTTCGCCCGGGTGGTGCACGGAGCCCGGCTCTCCCTCCCGCTCGCCGTGATCATCGTGGCCTGCGCCCTCGCGATCGGTGGCCTGCTCGGCCTGCTGGCCGGCTACCTGGGCCGCGGCTTCGATGAGGCGATCATGCGGATCACCGACCTGGTGTTCGCCTTCCCGCAGATCATCCTCGCGATGGCCGTGGCCGCCGCTTTCGGCCCGAGCACGCAGAATGCGGTGATCGCGCTGGTGATCGTCTCCTGGCCGGTCTACGCCCGGGTGATCCGCTCGGCCGTGCTGAGCATCCGCTCCTCGGACTTCCTCGCTGCCTCCCGGCTGCTCGGGGTGGGGCCCTGGCGTGCCCTACGCAAGGACGTCCTGCCGAACAGCGTGGGTCCCGCCGTCGTGCTGGCCACGCTGGAGCTCGGCAACGCCGTGCTGATGTTGGCGGCCCTGTCCTTCCTCGGCCTCGGCCCGCGCCCGCCGGCGCCCGAGTGGGGCGCGATGATCGCGGCCGGGTCCAAGGACCTGTCCATCTGGTGGGTGAGCGTGTTCCCCGGCCTGGCGATCCTCACCGTGGTGCTCGCCTTCAACGTGATCGGTGACGCGCTGCGCGACCGCCTGGACCCCCGCTACGCGAAGGGACTGTCATGA
- a CDS encoding ABC transporter substrate-binding protein: MGARPGRVGAAVAVAVALTLTACTAGGSGNGGGAAGGSDSDGGATQGGTLTVSTSFVVNSLDPGQVYEATGALAVHAMYDTLVTFEGSDVTTPVPLLAESWEVNDDATEFTFTLTDGAVFSDGTPVTAEDVVFSINRLHNLQGSPAVTVEGLSASSPSEGVVVVTSEQSNPNVPTILAMPAAGILNAEATEAEGGTAAEDAASADAATEFLNGESLGSGPYVLDSFDPASEIVLTANPEYWGETPGYQRIVISNVEAETQKLTMQRAEGDQIALDLSGRLLEDLPESVQVSASQDTFYFLTLHQDPAISEITSNPDFVRALRASIDYDGLAALFGEDALPAAGMVPTAFPGALPESEAQQQDLAAAADHLEASGITDPTVELMYPAITYRGVDLGTIATKIQFDADQAGIEIVLDPQPIASFLEAQTAGEVPFRFSPQSLNYPVAASLVNNFAPGQASATRTGWTEDRASEEIIAAGAAVQSAPDAESQISAIQDWQHLLNEDSPYVTLAYNSGVVAATETIANAEYSPAGWQVDLRAVAPQ, encoded by the coding sequence ATGGGAGCGCGACCTGGACGCGTCGGAGCGGCCGTAGCCGTTGCCGTCGCCCTGACACTGACGGCATGCACGGCCGGAGGGAGCGGAAACGGCGGCGGTGCTGCTGGCGGTAGTGATTCCGACGGCGGTGCCACCCAGGGCGGGACTCTCACCGTGAGCACGTCCTTCGTGGTGAACAGCCTGGACCCCGGTCAGGTGTATGAGGCGACCGGCGCTCTGGCCGTGCACGCCATGTACGACACGCTCGTCACCTTCGAAGGGTCCGACGTGACCACCCCGGTGCCGCTGCTCGCCGAGTCGTGGGAGGTCAACGACGACGCCACCGAGTTCACCTTCACGCTCACCGATGGCGCGGTCTTCTCCGACGGGACCCCGGTCACGGCCGAGGACGTCGTCTTCAGCATCAACCGACTGCACAACCTCCAGGGCAGCCCGGCGGTCACTGTCGAGGGGCTTTCGGCCAGCTCGCCGTCCGAGGGTGTGGTCGTGGTGACCAGCGAGCAGTCCAACCCGAACGTGCCGACCATCCTTGCCATGCCCGCGGCCGGCATCCTGAACGCCGAGGCCACCGAGGCGGAGGGCGGCACCGCCGCGGAGGATGCCGCCAGCGCGGACGCCGCCACCGAGTTCCTGAACGGGGAATCCCTCGGCTCTGGTCCGTACGTGCTCGACTCCTTCGACCCGGCGTCCGAGATCGTCCTGACGGCGAACCCGGAGTACTGGGGCGAGACGCCCGGATACCAGCGCATCGTGATCTCCAACGTGGAGGCCGAGACGCAGAAGCTCACCATGCAGCGCGCCGAGGGCGACCAGATCGCACTCGACCTCTCCGGTCGCCTGCTCGAGGACCTGCCGGAGAGCGTGCAGGTCTCGGCCAGCCAGGACACGTTCTACTTCCTCACCCTGCACCAGGACCCGGCGATCTCGGAGATCACCTCGAACCCGGACTTCGTCCGCGCGCTGCGTGCCTCCATCGACTATGACGGCCTGGCCGCGCTGTTCGGCGAGGACGCGCTGCCGGCTGCCGGGATGGTGCCCACCGCGTTCCCGGGCGCCCTCCCGGAGAGCGAGGCACAGCAGCAGGACCTCGCCGCCGCGGCCGACCACCTCGAGGCCTCAGGCATCACAGACCCGACCGTCGAGCTGATGTACCCCGCCATCACCTACCGCGGTGTGGACCTGGGCACCATCGCCACCAAGATCCAGTTCGACGCCGACCAGGCCGGTATCGAGATCGTGCTCGATCCGCAGCCGATCGCCTCCTTCCTGGAGGCCCAGACCGCCGGCGAGGTGCCGTTCCGGTTCAGCCCGCAGTCGCTGAACTACCCGGTGGCGGCCTCCCTGGTGAACAACTTCGCCCCCGGCCAGGCCAGCGCCACGCGCACCGGTTGGACCGAGGACCGGGCTAGCGAGGAGATCATCGCCGCCGGTGCGGCGGTGCAGAGTGCACCCGACGCGGAGAGCCAGATCAGTGCGATCCAGGATTGGCAGCACCTGCTGAACGAGGACAGCCCGTACGTGACGCTGGCATACAACTCCGGCGTGGTGGCGGCCACCGAGACGATCGCCAACGCCGAGTACTCCCCGGCCGGGTGGCAGGTGGACCTGCGGGCGGTCGCACCGCAGTGA
- a CDS encoding TIGR04076 family protein — translation MDERRTELHDLRVVVDRIEGRSVCGMAPGDHLDVTCSSRISIPEGKHFCLYALSAVLPLLPAAQRAVDPGDWLATDNEVACPDPDERLIMRIERTGRTSIPTEELT, via the coding sequence ATGGACGAACGCCGCACCGAACTGCATGATCTGCGCGTGGTGGTGGACCGGATCGAGGGGCGCTCGGTCTGCGGGATGGCGCCTGGGGATCACCTGGATGTGACCTGCTCGAGCCGGATCAGCATCCCCGAGGGCAAGCACTTCTGCCTTTACGCCCTCTCTGCAGTGCTGCCGCTGCTGCCGGCCGCACAACGTGCCGTGGATCCCGGGGACTGGCTCGCCACCGACAACGAGGTGGCCTGCCCGGACCCCGACGAACGGCTGATCATGCGGATCGAGCGCACCGGCCGCACCAGCATCCCCACGGAGGAGCTCACATGA
- a CDS encoding NAD(P)/FAD-dependent oxidoreductase encodes MKAVTIVGAGPAGLAAAAVLDAHDVPVLLVDEQPRPGGQIFRQPPASFPGAEAAYTAGYGWGRDLVTVPERPGIAFAGSTTALGVLHERVDEGGHGLVAGPAGPRTGPDRLSVVLRGPDGVRSYETAALLVATGAYDMPVPMPGWTLPGVVMAGAAQAMVKSQKMVPPGPIVLSGAHPLLLVAADQLVRSGAEISELVLTRGLPGPREAWAALPAVPGHVAMLAELGASVARLLRAGVRIRTRSTVVGATGADRVQAVQIDRLDPHGQPAGRPRTVDAATLVLGYGFQPSTELARQARCRLHHDAMAGGWVVDHDGTGRTTAPGVYVAGEPTGVAGAEASRAEGVLAALSIVADLGGAVSARQWRDARRGVRAAARFSRVVQELFQVPPALLDALATEETVVCRCELVSAGKLQSTLDRNPQMSTVSAVKLECRAGMGPCQGRYCEASVSRALCAARGRRPDQAGYAAAHLPIKPVPVSDLATLTTDPDAPASGGVR; translated from the coding sequence GTGAAGGCGGTGACGATCGTCGGGGCCGGACCGGCTGGGCTCGCCGCGGCCGCGGTGCTGGATGCCCACGACGTGCCGGTGCTGCTGGTGGACGAGCAGCCCCGCCCCGGTGGACAGATCTTCCGCCAACCTCCAGCCAGCTTCCCCGGTGCGGAGGCCGCCTACACGGCCGGCTATGGCTGGGGCAGGGATCTGGTGACCGTGCCGGAACGCCCGGGCATCGCCTTCGCCGGCTCCACGACGGCGCTCGGTGTGCTGCACGAGCGAGTTGATGAGGGCGGGCACGGGCTGGTCGCCGGACCGGCAGGCCCGCGCACCGGGCCGGACCGGCTCAGTGTGGTGCTCCGCGGCCCGGACGGGGTGCGCTCATACGAGACCGCGGCGCTGCTCGTGGCCACCGGCGCCTACGACATGCCCGTGCCGATGCCCGGCTGGACGTTGCCCGGGGTGGTGATGGCCGGTGCCGCGCAGGCCATGGTGAAGAGCCAGAAGATGGTGCCACCCGGGCCGATCGTGCTCTCCGGTGCCCACCCGTTGCTGCTGGTGGCGGCCGACCAACTGGTGCGCTCCGGCGCCGAGATCTCCGAGCTGGTGCTCACCCGCGGCCTGCCCGGACCGCGTGAGGCCTGGGCGGCGCTGCCGGCCGTGCCCGGGCACGTCGCGATGCTGGCCGAGCTCGGGGCCTCGGTCGCCCGGCTGCTCCGTGCGGGCGTGCGGATCAGAACCCGCAGCACGGTGGTAGGTGCCACCGGTGCGGACCGGGTGCAGGCCGTGCAGATCGACCGGCTGGATCCCCACGGCCAGCCGGCTGGGCGCCCACGGACCGTCGACGCCGCCACGCTCGTGCTCGGGTACGGCTTCCAGCCCTCCACCGAGCTGGCCCGGCAGGCCCGGTGCCGCCTGCATCATGACGCCATGGCCGGTGGCTGGGTGGTGGACCACGACGGCACCGGCCGCACCACGGCACCGGGGGTGTACGTGGCCGGCGAACCGACTGGCGTGGCCGGGGCCGAGGCCTCACGGGCCGAGGGTGTGCTTGCCGCGCTCTCGATCGTGGCGGATCTGGGTGGCGCGGTGTCTGCGCGGCAGTGGCGCGACGCGCGGCGGGGCGTGCGCGCTGCGGCCCGGTTCTCCCGTGTGGTTCAGGAGCTGTTCCAGGTGCCGCCGGCACTGCTGGATGCGCTCGCCACCGAGGAGACGGTGGTCTGCCGGTGTGAGCTGGTCAGTGCCGGGAAGCTGCAGAGCACGCTGGATCGGAACCCGCAGATGTCCACTGTCAGCGCCGTGAAGCTCGAGTGCCGGGCGGGTATGGGCCCCTGCCAAGGGCGCTATTGCGAGGCGAGCGTGAGCCGTGCGCTGTGCGCGGCGCGAGGGCGCCGTCCGGACCAGGCCGGATATGCGGCCGCGCATCTGCCCATCAAGCCGGTTCCGGTGAGTGACCTCGCCACGCTCACTACCGACCCGGACGCTCCTGCATCGGGTGGGGTGCGCTGA
- a CDS encoding amidohydrolase family protein, whose protein sequence is MSTSEARGPIVLTNCATWDGSSATTQTGQAIVIGADGTIEAIGAQAEVLAGLGEHGTNVPAQVDLGGAVVVPGLVNMHVHLGLGLPGPMQDALHGASDAELVLLMAGNAREVLHAGVTTVRLVGETRYTDMALRTAITHGAVDGPRIFTAGHALCCTGGHGHDSDGLEADGADGFTHATRAQLRAGADLIKVCISGGIAGEHESIDTPQLTDEEMAAVLRTAHDWGRKVTAHAGPAPVITRAVELGLDCVEHGYELTAELCDLMAARGVSYVPTITVSRCEEFFRANQVPEWMMNRALAAGPRHWESLQHAIAAGVEIIMGSDMPPQAPFDGTTATVREIEFMVEAGMSPHAAMVSATSAGANWLGRAGEIGALVPGAAADLLVLDGDPLADISALRSMHAVVQAGRAVRDDRGMLHALTGSP, encoded by the coding sequence ATGAGCACCAGCGAGGCCCGCGGGCCGATCGTGCTGACCAACTGCGCCACCTGGGACGGGTCGTCGGCGACCACTCAGACCGGTCAGGCGATCGTGATCGGCGCCGACGGCACCATCGAAGCCATCGGGGCTCAGGCAGAGGTGCTCGCCGGCCTGGGTGAGCACGGCACCAACGTACCGGCGCAGGTGGACCTGGGGGGCGCCGTCGTGGTCCCCGGCCTGGTGAACATGCACGTGCACCTCGGGCTCGGCCTGCCCGGCCCGATGCAGGACGCGCTGCACGGTGCCAGCGACGCCGAGCTGGTGCTGCTGATGGCCGGGAACGCGCGCGAGGTGCTGCACGCCGGCGTGACCACGGTGCGCCTGGTCGGGGAGACCCGGTACACCGACATGGCGCTGCGCACCGCGATCACCCACGGTGCGGTGGATGGTCCCCGGATCTTCACCGCCGGGCACGCGCTGTGCTGCACCGGCGGGCACGGGCACGACTCCGACGGGCTCGAGGCCGACGGTGCCGACGGGTTCACCCACGCCACCCGTGCCCAGCTGCGTGCCGGGGCCGACCTGATCAAGGTGTGCATCTCCGGCGGGATCGCCGGTGAGCACGAGTCCATCGACACCCCGCAGCTCACCGACGAGGAGATGGCCGCGGTGCTGCGCACCGCGCACGACTGGGGCCGCAAGGTCACCGCGCACGCCGGACCGGCACCGGTGATCACCCGCGCCGTCGAGCTCGGCCTGGACTGTGTGGAGCATGGCTACGAGCTCACCGCCGAGCTGTGCGACCTGATGGCCGCGCGGGGCGTGAGCTACGTGCCGACGATCACGGTGAGTCGGTGCGAGGAGTTCTTCCGCGCCAACCAGGTGCCCGAGTGGATGATGAACCGGGCGCTCGCGGCCGGTCCGCGGCACTGGGAGAGCCTGCAGCACGCGATCGCCGCCGGGGTGGAGATCATCATGGGCTCCGACATGCCGCCGCAGGCGCCGTTCGATGGGACCACGGCCACGGTGCGGGAGATCGAGTTCATGGTGGAGGCGGGGATGAGCCCGCACGCGGCGATGGTCTCCGCCACCAGCGCGGGAGCGAACTGGTTGGGCCGCGCCGGGGAGATCGGGGCGCTCGTGCCCGGCGCCGCGGCCGACCTGCTGGTGCTCGACGGCGACCCGCTCGCCGACATCTCCGCGCTGCGGTCGATGCATGCGGTGGTGCAGGCCGGGCGTGCTGTGCGCGACGATCGAGGGATGTTGCACGCACTGACCGGGAGCCCGTGA
- a CDS encoding LLM class flavin-dependent oxidoreductase gives MSVSLTIALQSDKHATDYARLSRAVEAHGFDGLSVYSDLGFQPPMAPLMVAADVTERLRLGPSCLNPYLLHPVEIAGQIAALDEACGGRAYLGLARGSWLQQVCVTQDRPLAHLEDTIEIVRRLLAGDTGGYTGRAFSIEPGFRLHYTPVRPEVDVLLGVWGPRGAALAGRLADEVKIGGCANPDMVAQMRTWLDVSSVAAGRGAGAVGVCAGAVTVVDDDGDVARGLARREVAMYVDVVAALDPTVEVEDELLTRLRDLLAEDRPDDAGALLSDDLLDRFAFAGTPAQLVEHTLRLADAGADRVEFGTPHGLTGTGGIALLGSQVVPAVRAALGETEGSRR, from the coding sequence ATGAGTGTGTCGTTGACGATCGCGCTGCAGTCGGACAAGCACGCCACCGACTACGCTCGCCTCTCCCGCGCCGTCGAAGCGCACGGGTTCGACGGACTCTCGGTGTACTCCGACCTCGGCTTCCAGCCGCCGATGGCGCCGCTGATGGTGGCCGCCGACGTGACCGAACGGCTGCGGCTGGGCCCGTCCTGCCTGAACCCCTACCTGCTGCACCCGGTGGAGATCGCCGGGCAGATCGCCGCACTGGACGAGGCCTGCGGTGGTCGCGCCTACCTGGGCCTGGCCCGCGGGTCCTGGCTGCAGCAGGTGTGCGTGACCCAGGATCGCCCGCTGGCGCACTTGGAGGACACCATCGAGATCGTCCGGCGGCTGCTCGCCGGGGACACCGGCGGTTACACCGGGCGCGCCTTCTCGATCGAGCCCGGCTTCCGGCTGCACTACACGCCGGTGCGGCCGGAGGTAGACGTGCTGCTCGGGGTCTGGGGACCGCGCGGTGCGGCCCTGGCCGGGCGGCTCGCTGACGAGGTGAAGATCGGCGGCTGCGCCAACCCGGACATGGTGGCGCAGATGCGCACCTGGCTGGACGTTTCGTCGGTGGCCGCCGGTCGCGGCGCCGGGGCGGTGGGCGTGTGCGCCGGTGCCGTGACCGTGGTGGACGACGACGGTGACGTGGCCCGTGGATTGGCCCGCCGCGAGGTGGCCATGTACGTGGACGTGGTGGCCGCACTCGACCCCACCGTGGAGGTGGAGGACGAGCTGCTTACCCGCCTGCGCGACCTGCTCGCCGAGGACCGCCCGGACGACGCCGGCGCCCTGCTCAGCGATGACCTGCTGGACCGGTTCGCCTTCGCGGGCACCCCGGCGCAGCTGGTGGAACACACGCTGCGCCTCGCCGACGCGGGTGCGGACCGGGTGGAGTTCGGCACCCCGCACGGGCTCACCGGCACCGGCGGGATCGCCCTGCTGGGTTCGCAGGTGGTGCCCGCCGTGCGGGCCGCGCTCGGCGAAACGGAAGGATCGCGCCGATGA
- a CDS encoding ABC transporter ATP-binding protein has translation MTALLEVENLGVHLPGDMPVIHDATLRVDEGEVVGVAGESGSGKSMTASALLGLLPPGARTSGAARLHGVPQPGGSGTSTVDLLGLRGAEWNRVRGTEIAMVFQDATASLHPMLSVGRQLTEHMRVHLGMDKSAARRRAVELLDRVRIPDPDRALRAYPHQFSGGMRQRVAIASALACHPRLLIADEPTTALDVTVQAGILRLLDELRTETGLSVLFVTHDLGVLASLTARSYVFYAGRVMETAPTPELVTRPRHPYTAALLRARPHADESWDQGARQPLQSIPGSPVTPATAPPGCPFAPRCTHAIEECTTAVPTLSAAGPAGHELACVVRPDVTEALA, from the coding sequence ATGACCGCGCTGCTCGAGGTGGAGAACCTCGGCGTCCATCTGCCCGGTGACATGCCCGTCATCCACGACGCCACCCTGCGCGTGGACGAGGGGGAGGTCGTCGGGGTCGCCGGGGAGAGCGGGTCCGGGAAGTCGATGACGGCGTCCGCCCTGCTCGGTCTGCTGCCTCCCGGGGCGCGCACCAGCGGCGCAGCCCGGTTGCACGGGGTGCCCCAGCCGGGCGGTAGCGGCACCTCCACGGTGGATCTGCTCGGCCTGCGCGGTGCGGAGTGGAACCGGGTGCGCGGCACCGAGATCGCGATGGTCTTCCAGGACGCGACCGCCTCGCTGCACCCGATGCTGAGTGTGGGCCGCCAGCTCACCGAGCACATGCGTGTGCACCTGGGCATGGACAAGTCCGCGGCCCGCCGTCGCGCGGTCGAGCTGCTGGACCGGGTGCGGATCCCCGACCCGGACCGCGCCCTGCGGGCCTACCCGCACCAGTTCTCCGGCGGGATGCGGCAGAGGGTCGCGATCGCCAGCGCCCTGGCCTGCCACCCGCGACTGCTCATCGCCGACGAGCCCACCACCGCCCTGGACGTGACCGTGCAGGCCGGCATCCTGCGCCTGCTCGATGAGCTGCGCACCGAGACTGGCCTGTCGGTGCTGTTCGTCACCCACGATCTCGGCGTGCTCGCCTCACTCACCGCTCGCTCGTACGTCTTCTACGCCGGCCGGGTGATGGAGACCGCCCCCACCCCGGAGCTGGTGACCCGGCCGCGCCACCCGTACACCGCCGCGCTGTTGCGCGCACGCCCGCACGCCGATGAGAGCTGGGACCAAGGGGCTCGCCAGCCGCTGCAGTCGATCCCGGGCAGCCCGGTCACCCCGGCCACGGCCCCGCCCGGATGCCCGTTCGCACCGCGCTGCACGCACGCGATCGAGGAGTGCACGACGGCGGTCCCCACCTTGAGCGCAGCCGGCCCAGCCGGCCATGAGCTCGCCTGTGTGGTCCGCCCTGATGTGACGGAGGCTCTGGCATGA
- a CDS encoding ABC transporter permease, with translation MSTTTTSPASTVSRSAARRLRVGGYALGAYLLRRLVITAVLLLGVTAVTFLLVQLVPGDSMTATLSEAALQDPEIVAAYRERWGLDEPVHVQYLVYLQNVLTGDLGVSQQTGRSVLGDLMTYVPATLEIAVPAMLLSLLIGVAVGLYAAVRHGRAGDQVVRAGTLLGLSTPPFWLSLVVLYVFFFVLGISPSGGRLSTYWVPPEQVTGVMSLDALLAGEPAMAWDAVQHAVLPVLVLTVLTVATLVRFVRSAMLEVLDQDYIRAARAKGLPGRTVLLSHVLRAGLVPVITVSGLAFAALLSGTVLVEQIFSWPGVGQYAYRAAAALDMPAILGVSLFVAVVYTVVNLIVDLLYGLIDPRIRLS, from the coding sequence ATGAGCACGACAACCACGTCACCTGCGTCCACTGTTTCTCGTTCCGCGGCCCGGCGACTCCGGGTGGGCGGGTACGCCCTCGGGGCGTACCTGCTCCGCCGGCTGGTGATCACCGCGGTGCTGCTGCTCGGCGTCACCGCCGTCACCTTCCTGCTGGTGCAGCTGGTGCCGGGGGACTCGATGACCGCCACGCTCTCCGAGGCGGCCCTGCAGGACCCCGAGATCGTGGCTGCCTATCGCGAGCGGTGGGGTCTCGATGAGCCCGTGCACGTGCAGTACCTGGTGTACCTGCAGAACGTGCTCACCGGTGACCTCGGCGTCTCCCAGCAAACCGGCCGGTCCGTGCTCGGCGATCTGATGACCTACGTGCCGGCCACCCTGGAGATCGCCGTCCCGGCGATGCTGCTCTCCCTGCTCATCGGTGTGGCGGTCGGCCTCTACGCAGCCGTCCGGCACGGCCGTGCGGGTGACCAGGTGGTCCGTGCGGGCACCCTGCTCGGGTTGTCCACGCCGCCGTTCTGGCTCTCCCTGGTGGTGCTCTACGTCTTCTTCTTCGTCCTGGGCATCTCGCCCTCGGGCGGGCGGCTGAGCACCTACTGGGTGCCGCCGGAGCAGGTCACCGGGGTGATGAGCCTGGATGCCCTGCTGGCCGGCGAACCGGCCATGGCCTGGGACGCCGTCCAGCACGCGGTGCTCCCGGTGCTCGTGCTGACCGTGCTGACCGTGGCCACGCTCGTGCGGTTCGTCCGCTCGGCGATGCTCGAAGTACTCGACCAGGACTACATCCGCGCCGCCCGGGCCAAAGGGCTCCCGGGCCGGACCGTGCTGCTCTCGCACGTGCTGCGTGCCGGGCTGGTGCCGGTGATCACGGTGAGCGGACTTGCCTTCGCGGCCCTGCTCTCCGGCACGGTGCTGGTGGAGCAGATCTTCTCCTGGCCGGGGGTCGGGCAGTACGCCTACCGAGCCGCCGCGGCCCTCGATATGCCCGCCATCCTCGGCGTCAGCCTGTTCGTGGCCGTGGTGTACACGGTCGTCAACCTGATCGTCGACCTGTTGTACGGACTGATCGACCCGAGGATCCGGCTGTCATGA
- a CDS encoding cupin domain-containing protein yields the protein MIGDRLRVLRRARSLTLRSLAERTGLSVALLSQIENGKTDPSVETLRKLAKVFESDLADLFREPDAPPVHVSRAGERFRMQAPAGQITYERLTPGRGDLEVLRADLAPGDRSATEPWGHVSTECVYVLSGQITATVDGQDYEVATGESITFDSRLPHLFANHTDAPAQIILAVTPPTP from the coding sequence GTGATCGGTGACCGCCTGCGAGTGCTGCGCCGTGCGCGGTCGCTGACGCTGCGTTCGCTGGCCGAGCGCACCGGGTTGTCCGTGGCGTTGCTCAGTCAGATCGAAAACGGCAAGACCGACCCGAGCGTCGAGACCCTGCGCAAACTGGCGAAGGTGTTCGAGTCCGACCTCGCGGACCTCTTCCGCGAACCGGACGCGCCGCCGGTCCACGTCTCGCGAGCCGGTGAACGGTTCCGGATGCAGGCTCCGGCCGGGCAGATCACCTACGAGCGCCTCACGCCCGGGCGCGGTGACCTGGAGGTGCTGCGTGCCGATCTGGCACCCGGCGACCGGAGCGCCACTGAACCGTGGGGGCACGTCTCCACCGAGTGCGTCTACGTGCTGTCCGGGCAGATCACCGCCACGGTGGACGGGCAGGACTACGAGGTGGCCACCGGCGAGTCGATCACCTTCGATTCCAGGCTGCCGCACCTGTTCGCCAACCACACCGATGCCCCGGCGCAGATCATCCTTGCGGTCACGCCGCCCACCCCCTGA
- a CDS encoding ABC transporter ATP-binding protein — MSEQQAALEVTDLEVTFRSRGRGTVHAVDGVSLSVARGEVVGLVGESGCGKSSFARAVVGLERVSGGSVRLDGREVQPVGWRVRSDVRVQMVFQNPYSSLNPRRTIGSQIRDGIPADVADPEADVADLLERVGLGAEAATRYPHQFSGGQRQRVAIARALAPRPEILIADEPVTALDASAQAQIVTLLTSLVRDLDVGMLFISHDLALVRQIADRTAVMYLGRIVEDGATDTVWGDPAHPYTHALIDAIPRISAQATLPETLAGEVPDAAHVPTGCRFRPRCPSAMDICAEDPPVVRLGDRHAACWLHIETKEKHHV, encoded by the coding sequence ATGAGCGAGCAGCAAGCCGCCCTCGAGGTCACCGATCTTGAGGTCACCTTCCGCAGCCGTGGCCGTGGCACGGTGCATGCCGTGGACGGGGTGAGCCTGAGCGTCGCCCGTGGTGAGGTGGTCGGTCTGGTCGGGGAGTCCGGGTGCGGGAAGTCCTCCTTCGCTCGTGCCGTCGTCGGGCTGGAACGGGTGTCCGGTGGGTCGGTGCGCCTGGACGGCCGCGAGGTGCAGCCGGTGGGCTGGCGGGTGCGCTCCGACGTGCGTGTGCAGATGGTGTTCCAGAACCCGTACTCCTCGTTGAACCCGCGGCGCACCATCGGCTCCCAGATCCGCGACGGCATCCCCGCCGACGTGGCCGACCCCGAGGCCGATGTGGCCGATCTGCTCGAGCGGGTGGGCCTGGGCGCCGAGGCGGCCACCCGGTACCCGCACCAGTTCTCCGGCGGTCAGCGCCAGCGCGTGGCGATCGCCCGGGCACTCGCGCCCCGGCCCGAGATCCTGATCGCCGACGAGCCGGTGACTGCCCTGGACGCCTCCGCGCAGGCACAGATCGTCACCCTGCTCACGTCCCTGGTGCGGGACCTGGACGTGGGCATGCTGTTCATCTCCCACGATCTCGCGCTGGTACGCCAGATCGCCGACCGGACCGCGGTGATGTACCTGGGCCGGATCGTTGAGGACGGCGCCACGGATACCGTCTGGGGCGACCCGGCGCACCCCTACACGCACGCCCTGATTGACGCCATCCCGCGGATCAGTGCGCAGGCCACCCTCCCAGAGACACTGGCCGGGGAGGTGCCCGACGCCGCACACGTGCCCACCGGGTGCCGGTTCCGCCCCCGCTGCCCGTCCGCCATGGACATCTGCGCCGAGGATCCGCCGGTGGTACGGCTGGGGGACCGGCACGCCGCCTGTTGGCTGCACATCGAGACCAAGGAGAAGCACCACGTATGA